From the genome of Ovis aries strain OAR_USU_Benz2616 breed Rambouillet chromosome 5, ARS-UI_Ramb_v3.0, whole genome shotgun sequence:
GCCTCCACCTGGGGTCTCACTTAGCACCAGCCTTCTCCTAAGGCCTGCATCCCTCAATGACCAGGACCCAAGGGCATCGTGagtgcctggagcatccccagccctgccccaaggGAAAACCCCACAGCAAGAGACCAGAGCACCAGAAATTTATTGAACACTCTGCTTTTCCCAAAGCACAACTAGCCACACCCACAGGGATtgtgggagggagagagtggggtaGTCTCCCAGCCCTGCTCTCCTGTGCCAGGCCAGGGTGACCAGCAGGAGGACATCCCAGAGCCAGGCTGGGGGCGGAGGACACAGAGAGGGGAAGAGGACAGTCTGAGGGTGAAGGCTTCTGTCTGGAAGTCCCACGTCCCCAGCACAATGCGAGAGGGGTATGTAGAGCAGATGGGGCCCTGAGAACAACCAAAGGGCACCACGAAGGCAACACACATTCTCCAAAGAGGGTGACACCATTTTTTAAGATGAAGCTCCTGTCCTGGGTCACAGGGAACACACAGGCTcgagcacgcgcacacacatacacaaaaatgttACACTTCTGCGAAGAGGGGCAGAGCCCCAGAGACCCAAGCCAAAAACTGGGAGCGGGTCAAGCAGGGACTGGAATGAAGCCCCCCGATTTATCACTTGgggtgagtttttgtttttttcttctcaaaaggGATATGTAAAAATCCACAACAAATCATGCCAAATTCATTAAGAATGATAAAAACCCAGCCTCTCCCTCCTCATTTAAGCATCACGTGGGGCCAAAATAGCCCACCGAGGAAGTGGCAGGGAAGTGACCAGGCCGGGTGCCTCCTCCCCAGTCGGAGCCTGGGGGCGGATAGCGCAGGCAGCCCAGCTGCTGGCTTTAATCTGGaaagctgggcagggagggggcgggggccaCCCCAAGGGGAAGAGCACATTTCCAAgggaaaattctaaaaataataaaagatatttgAGCGGACGGTACTGGAGGTTTTGgcgctgggggtggggatgggggtgggcccGCCATCAGCTGCGCTGCTCCAGGTAGGCGGACAGGAGCAGCCCTGGTGGCAGGAAGTCCAGGTGGCGATTGCTGACCTTCATCTGCCGCTTGCCCTCCAGGTCAGCGCCTGCAGCAGAGACAGGCAAGATTAGGAAGGCGGCGAGGGTGCTGGCACCCAGAGACGGAGCCCTCTGCCCACCCTGAGGGAGGTTCCCAGGAGTTAAGTTGCCCCACCCCCCAGGTCCCAGGGCAGTGTATTCAGCAGCTCCTACTTCCAGCCTGCTTTCCCTCTTCCATTACTTATCCCGTGTCCTAATGGCACCCAGATGAACTACTGAGACACACTGGCCCGGTGTCAAGGGGACTAAACAAGGGTCCTGCCCTCTTTGGTCTCCCACGCCCTCAGAGGAAATTCTAGGCCCTAGGTGACTCAGTCCCCACTGACCTCCCTTTTCCCAACTCATGTCACCCCAAAACCTGAATATAGCGGTACACAACCCAAGCTAGGGCCAactcccagcctctgccctggcTGTTCCCTCTTCCTTGATCCCCATATTCTAGGGTGGTTCTCCTATGTTCAGGCCAGGGTCCTACTCTGGCAGATAaacacccccagcccagcccctccatGCCAAGTCAATGGGAACAAAAGCAAGTGTGGGAGCTACACCTCCCTTAGAGCCATCCTGAGAGGAACCATCTTGGGGTTGCCATGGAAACTGTTTCCTCCACAACTCTGAGCAGGAGACAGATAGGCCTGGAAAGTATGGACCCTGTGGGACGCCAAGGGCCATGAAGGGCCTGCGAGGACCCTCCCTGGGGGCACTTTGTCCCAACAGCATCCCCACTGAAAAAGGGGGTGCTGGACCCTGGAGGGGAGACTTGCCAAAAGTCACACTTGTGGCACAGTGGAGGCGGGCTACAGCCAAGTGAGAACTCTACAAACACTAGGGTCCCCTCATCTCATCAGGCCCCTGAAGATGCAGACAGAGGCATGTCTGTGTCCACAGCATCATCCATCATGGGAACACAGATACAGGAGCTGCTGTTGAATTAAGGCAGCATCCCCCTGTTACCTTTGTGCTCATGATGTCCCTCCTCCCCTGATGCCTATTGCTGGGTGAAAAGACGCCAGTAagcccagcctcagtttccccgggACAGAATCAGCTAACTGGGGCCCAGGGGCCACCAGGCACTTACTGGCTGAGATGAGATCCATGTACTGGCAGATGGCGTGAAGCAGGAGCCTCTCAAAGCTGCAGAGAATGGGTGGTGAGTGGCCCGAGCTGGGCACCGTGGGAGGGGGGTGCCCACTGCACCTCTCCCCACACATTCACCTGTTGTCCAGCATGGCCGTGTACACGGCCTGGggggaaacagaaaagaatctcAGCAGCCGCTCCTCCCAGGTCTCCAGTGTTTCCTGCAGGAGAGACAGGTCCAGCGGTCAGGTCAGCTGTGGCACCCTGGCCCCCCAAATCCATGCCAGCCTCTGGAGCCCAAAGTCTTGGGTTCAAATGTGGCCTCTGACTCACTACATGAAGCTACTTAACCATTTCCAAGGATACCAGGCACTTAGACATATCCACACTTTTGAATGTCTCAGGCTTCTGCCTGGTTAACTACACATCCATCAGTACCCAACTTCCTTGCCCCTGCCGCTCCCACCCTCAAGGAGAGCCCTTGCCCAGCTCTGAGTCCTGCACTCTGATCACATTGGTCTGTATCCTGCTCATCTCCATCACACCCCGTTCACTGGGTTTCTGGTCTCCCCTCAACCCAGCCCCTAGTTAAGAAGCTGAGAAAAAAGGCCTTCAAGAAAGACCAAAGACAAAGAGAGGCAAGAGAGTACAAGGCCGGAGCCTGGTACTCACCATGGGAATGCGGCTCCGCTTGAGAACAGCTCGCAGACGCCTACTGATGCGCTGGAAGCACTCCCGGGGCGTGTAGGCCGGGTCCTCTGCGAGGAGAGTCCGAGCAGTatgagggagcacagccccaggccccacccacacAGGAGACTCCACCCTACCCACACTGGCCCCGCCCACACCGGGGTCCTCCCATCTACAAAGCCCCGCCTACACATCAGACTCCTCCCCTACCTGTTCTGGTCCcatccccaccaggctcctccctacCTGCCCTGGCCCCACTCTCTCACCCTAGGCCACTCCCCCACCATCtgaccgcccccgcccccgccccccaggccaCGCACCCATCATGCCTCTGACTGCCAGTTGCACCCTAGATCCAGACCCACCTCTCCGCCGGTCTTCACCGCGGGTAGGCCCCCTCCTCCGTGCCTTGCTCTTGCCCTCATCCTCCAGGTAGCGGAGAACACGCTCCTGCTCCTCCCCAGAGCGGTTCATGAAGTCGTTCCAGATCTGgaagagaggcaggcaggccctGACTGATGACTGCGCACTCTCAAGCCTCAGTTCCCCAATTTGGCCAATGCACATGGTGGGGTCACAAGCGCACGGAATTACTCCTCGTGGACACATTTGACCACTGGGTCAACAGTTTGTGGATCATCTGTGTTGGGGGGTGTCAGTATGGACCAAATACATTCCCAATTCTGTCAGTAATTCCAAGGTAAGCAAACGAACCTCAGGTGCTGGAAGGTTCTGGGGTGGAGGGATTGCTGGCCTCTTGAGGGAGACCCAGGGACGTTCATCAAGGGACCCAGAGAGGGTTCAGTGGAAGCAGTGCTGgtggtttgggggaggggggagccaGGCAGGACATGGGGCCCCACCTCCACATAGGTCTCATTGCTGCAGGCTTCTGCAAAGATGCCAGGTGCCGCAGGGGGTGCCAGGTCCCCATCCTCTGGGCCAGGTGTTCCTCCTTCTGTCTCCAGCAGAGTCAGGAGGTACTGTGCTAAATGGAAACAAATAGTTTCTGGGCTCGGGGTTACCCCAGGCTTCATGGGGTCCAGAGGCCCATGTTTCCTCCCATCCCCCCCACCTCTGTATTTAGGGCCTTTACTCTCAGGCTCACACCAGCCGCCCCTCCTCCACACTCCAGCTGTCTTTCCCAGAAGACACAGGAACCGTCCAGCCTCCAAAACTCCTTCTACATCGCCCTGGCTTGGTTTGTTGAATTCCTACACCACCTTTAGGGCCCCAGCTCCAATGCCCAGAGCTTCCTCACATTGTCCAGCTCAGGGCCAGGCTCAGATAACAGAACATGCACGCCATTGCTGTCTGAGGCCTAGGAGCCCCCAGGAGGCGCCCTTTGACCCCTGCTCACTGTTCTCCAGGCGCTGGAGGCTCTTCCGCCCCTTGGCCTTGGGCACGAGGTCTGAGTTCCGCACAGCCTGGTTGATGAAGTGCTGCTTCCGCCGGGAGGCCGAGAGCCTCTTCACCTGGGAGCTGGCTAGAGCGGGCAAGCAGCCCGGAAGGGGCCTGTGGGTCAGgtttggggttgggggggcagtCCTCAGGGCCCAAACAGGCCAGGACCCCCAGGAAGAACCCTACCATCACCGCTCTCTCACAGCCAACCCCGGCTTGGTTTCCCTCTGCAGTGGGAAGCTCACCCCCATTGCATGTGGAGCCCTGGACCCTTAGAATGTCACTGTGCGGCATCGATGGCTCAGGAGGCAGATACCACTGAGGACAGATGAGTAAACCAAGGCTCACTGAAGGGAAGCCACACATTGGTGGGGGCGGTGAGGGGGCTGAGGAAGCTGCTCCCCTTGCTCCCAGGCTTCCAGGTTTGAGCTGCAAGCCATTGAGGCCCGCGTCTCCTTCCTCTGGGAGTTTCTCAAGAGATTTAATTCGATGATGCATTCCTACCTGCCCCCCCAACCCCTAGCCTCTGACAGCAGGTAAACCAGAAAACAGCCCCCAGAAGCTAAGGCGCTACCTGAACCTACCTGCTATGTGCTCAGGGCCTGGATGGGGAAAGCAGGCAGAGTGGCCCCCTCTGAGCACAGGTACTAATCCTGGAAATGGATTAGTGGCCCAGGCAGGCCTCCCACTGGGAACCTGAGGGCCAGGCAGTAGGTGGCTacgtgggagggagggggcaggtaTTGAATGGAAACTTCCTGGTAAGAAGCTGCAGGGCTGTCATGGTCAGCCCATAGTCAGGGCCCCACCAGGCTCAGAAACCCTCATACTGAGAGGCTGATGGTAGATTCTGAGCCTTGGACGGTCTGGGGTGCCAGGACTCCCCCTTCCTCCTTGCCCTGCACTCTGGtcctagcccaccaggcaccccctcTGTGCTGGCTGTCCCCCACCCCACTGGATGCCCGTGCCCCAGGCTCCTCACTCCTCACTcccatctccttttgccttctgttcaaacctccccagcccctcactgATTTCTTCTCCTGATGGCCACACCTCCTACCTCCCTGCCCACAACCCACCATGACCTCCATGTGCAGGTAGGGTCTGGTGTCCATTGTACCCTggtctggcatacagtaggtgctcagaaaatAATCACCAATCAGGTCTCCAACAAAACCCCATGACTTCAAGACTGAATAGAACCCAGAGTCCAGAATTTCACCCAAACTTTCCTGGTGTTTGGGTGATCCCAAGACACAAATTAAAAACAGTGTGACTCCTCATGCACAAACAGCTGCTAGAAAATGCCATGAAGCCCTAGGATATGAAACAAGGTGCCTCAAAGAGGTTAGGAGTGAAGCCCATGCTTATTAAGTCTTATACATATaaaactccttgaaaggaaagctatgacaaacctggacagcgtattaaaaagcaaagacatcactatacaaaggcctgtatagtcaaagctatggtttttctagtagtcatgtatggatgtttgacagttggaccataaagaaggctgaacactgaagaactgatgctttcgaattgtggccttggagaagactcttcagagtcccctggactgcaaagagatcaaaccggtcagtcctaaaggaaatcaaccctgaatattcactggaaggactgatggtgaagctgaagctccaatactttggccactttatgtgaagagctttctcactggaaaagactctgatctgaggaggagtgagggcaggaggagaagggggcggcagaggataagatggttggatggcatcactgactcaatggacatgagtttgaggaaattccgggagatagtgaagggcggggaagactggcatgcggccatacatagggtcgcaaagagtcggacacaacttagccactgaacaaaaCAGAGTCCCCAGTGTTAAGTTCTTGCCCTGGACAGAAAGGTTGTTACATCTTGATCAGGAAGCGAACAGGCTGATGAGCCCCATCTATGAAGAATTAGCTGCTGGATAAATTAATCTGGCACAAGTACCCATCAGTGGAGACACACAATCAGTGGATAGGATTCAAGCACTTTCATTACTGGGGCCTgaattcagtctctggtcagggaactaagatcccacaggaagCACTGAGCAgccaataagaaaaacaaaataggagACCAGCATGCAGGCAGAGGCAGGGGTCAAGCCTGGTATCTCAGCCTTGAGCTTGAATCCCAGCTATGATACTTAACGCTGTGACCCAGAGCCTCAGGTCTTTCTCTGCAAAGAGGATAAGAATGTCCCCCTGCCAGTCCAGGAGGAGCACTCAGAGCCAAGAGAAACCAGGACACACACCTCTCCCCAAGCTGCCACCTGCTTGGTTTCCTCCTGTGACTGGGAGCTCACCCCCTGAGCCACAAGACTGATCACAGCAACATTCCTGGTTAAGTGACAGTCCTTAGTTAATCAATCACTGTCACAATAGGAGGCAAATACTACCATCCAGACACCCTTTATTCAGATTTGCAAACCAAGGAGCAAAGTCTTTATCCCAAGGTCCCACAGCAGCAAAGAAGGCAACTGGGAGAGGATGGGGCAAATCAAGTCAGCACATAGCCAGTGACTCTGAGGCTGGATGTGACCTTCCCGAGGCCCGGGCACCAACACCCCAAGCTCCAGATTCAGCCGTGGCCTCCTCAGGGCTCTGAAACCTGTGTCTCCACCCCAGCAGCTGGACGCATGCCAGGATGGTGCCTGGTAGGGCTGATAACAAGACCACATCCGGGGGGAGCTGTTGGGAACATCAGAGCTGGGTGGGACTCAGGGAGAGGTCAGGCCCTTGGGGTGTGCGGCTCCCTGTTACTTCAGGACCCAACGTGGAACCAGGGTTGGAACCTGGTCTGAGCAGGACCACTCCCAAGCCACCAGCCTCTGCTTCCCTCTGGGGCCACAGTGGGGCGAGgggctcaaactcaggtctggtGGACCCCTCAGACCACACCCCACTGTGCTAAGATCCAGCTGCTCCCTGCCCTGCTCCACCACTACCTGTGGCTCCCCAGCACCCTCAAGGCAAGGGTCAGACCCTCCCTGGCCTGGCACTGCACTTGCCCGGTCCCACAGGGCTCCTTGCTCTCTAGGATCCCAGCACCTTCCAGCAGGAGCCTTGGGGCTGATCGCAGGACATCCATGCCCCACCCTGTCTCTCCCTTTCACTCCCTCTGCTCCAGGCACAGTCCTTTTACTGCATTTTTAAACCCACCTCAGGCCCTTTGCATGTGCTCAGCCTCCTGCCTGAAGCAACCTTTTCCTGGCTCCCAGTCTAGGCTCAAAAGTTACCTCATGGGAGAAACCACCCCGCCCCCAAGCTGGCCCAATCAGCCCCATTTCCGGCTTCACCAGTTGGCATCAGCAACCAGCTGGCCCTCACACTTGTTTACTCCTGATTCTCACCTCCTTCACTAACCCCAAATGATAAGGACAGGGTCCCTCTCTGCCCTTGCTGTGCCCTCAGAACCTGGCCCCCAGCAGGTTCTCAAGagctgtttgttgaatgaatacctGAACTTCTGTTTATACTCACCCAAGTGCCAGTTCATTTGGGTGTCCAGAAGCTGGCCACCCAAAGAGACCACTTTACAGACGGGGAAACTGACCACACAGAAAGGCGCCTGAGGTTTCCTGGACCAGGCAGGCCTCAGGGAAAAGTCTATACCTGGCAGGGGCCAACATCCAACAGGGATGGATGGGTCTGACGGTGGGAACAGCTGCTAAGCCAGGTTGGCCCCAGGGAGGACAGACAAGCTCCTTTGCCTCCCCCAACTCTGCTCCCCAGTTTTGAGACTGGCCTTTGACATCTACTCCTCTGGGCAAAAATACACCTTCTCAGGCACCGGCCCCTCCCCCAGGGACAGGCCAGAGAGGAACCTACGTCCCCAGCAGGAAACCAAGGAGGGCTCAGAGCGGAGGTGACTCAGGTTGGGGCGGGGCTGACTGGAGAGCAAACCACCACCACACCCAGAACACAGAGGTGAGGGGGGTGGGGACAGGTCAGAGGGACTCTGCTGTCAGGTAAATTACCCACTTTGGGTGGTTAAGGCCCTTTAAAAGGGGGTAAATAACCACATCTGTAGACACCGGTATAGCTTCTGGGTAAATACCCGGGTGGAAGTAATAAcaccaaataaaaaaatacaataaagcaGTCATAAAATaccaaaatgataaaattattttaagacacCTACAATAGTAAGCTATTTAAGATAATTATCAAAGAACAGATGGTCCACTTTGCTGGGCACCTCCAACCGCAGGGTCACCAACCCCAGCCACTCTGAGAGGGGGCCCgttgttccattttacagatggggagaccGAGGCACAGCAGCGGGTACTAACCTGCCCAGGCCGTTTAGACACCCATGAAGGAGCAGAAACGGAACACAAGCAACCAGGGTGGACCGTGGGGATTTCTGAATAAATACTCCGGTTAGGAAGAAACCTACGACCCCCCCCAACTCCGGGGGTGGGTGGGTACCCATATGGGGTCGTCCACCCGCTTCCAGTCTACGTCCCAGGACACACAGCCTCGTGTTAACCGGCTGTGTAAGATCCCCTTTCTTCTGGGTGTTCACCCGGAGAAAAACAAAGAGCGCGTCCGCCTGGAAGTTGGGGGCAGACAACCCCGACGGGTACCCAGGACCGGTGCTGAGTGAATCCCCAGCTTGGAGACACGAACAGCTGCCAGTGGGAAAACTCCAGATCACCACCAGCGCGGTGACGGGTACGTCGCGCTCAGCGGCAGCGCCTCCCCGGAGCCGGCGATTCGGCGCCTGGGACCCCCGAGGCTCCGGGATTCCAGCGCCCGGGGCTCCGCAAACGCGGACGCGGGGCTGCCCCGCTGCGCTCCGGCAAGTACCCAGGCATGACGGGGATGGGGTTTCCCCAGGAACACCCTGTAACAACAAAGCCCCTCGCCACCCAGCTCCACTCGACTGGGGTACCCCCAGGaaaaggggcggggcgggggctgccGCCCGCGAGGGGTAAGGGGTGGGGGCCCCGGAAGcgcgccccgcccgcccccaAGCAGCGCTCACAGCGTCCGCCGCCCGCCCGGGACGACCCTCGCCGCCGCCGCTGTTTCCTCGGGACCGGCCTCAGGGTTCTCCAGAACGACCATAGCTTGGATTCCGCCGCCGCTGCTGGCGCCGCCGCCCGGCAGGGCCTTCTCCGGGCCCGGCAGGAAGTGACGGGCGCCCGGAGGCGGGCTAAGGCGGAGCCTGGAGGCTGGACATGCCGGGCGGCGACCCGGCCACGTCCCGGCCAGGCCCCGGCGGCGGGCCGGGGACACCGAGGCCCCTGCCCCAGGGGACACAGCTGCCCCCTGGCCGCTGCCGGGCTGTGGGCAGAGCCCCCTGCTCCCGGGGGACCCTGGGGAAATtgaggcctggggagggaggcaggaaggggacGTCCTTTTCAAATGTTTGGACAGACCTAGTGCCCCGTGCCACAcaccgccccaccccaccccacagctgCAGCAGGGCTCTCCTTCCACCAGCCCCCTCCGGGAACCTCCTTCAAAGAGCAGCCTCCAGATCCCCCTTGAgtgcctcagtttactcttcTCTAAAGATACAacgttgaaaggactgatgctgaagctcaagctccaatactttggccacctgatgcgaagaactgactcattggaaaagaccctgatgctggtaaagattgaaggcaggaggagaaggggacgacagaggatgagatggttgggtggcatcacctactcgatggacatgagtttgagcaagctctgggagttggtgatggacagggaagcctagcatgttgcagtccgtgggttcacaaagagtcagacaggactgagcaactgaacaaaactgaaagatacaacaaggacttctctggtggtcctgtggctgagactcctccagcccagtgcaagggtccaggtttgatccccggtcagggaactagagtctGCTTGCCTCAATTAAGACCTGGCGcagacaaatacataaatagaaaattaacattaaagaaaaaaaaaaggaacaaagctagcggcacctttctttgccttttagaatttattcatttagcaaatgCCCACTGTCACTGGGGTAGCGGCTAAGCTCTCCAGACCCAGTGGTAATCAAACAGACCCCTTCCCCTGTGTGGGATCAGGAAGAGAGGACTTTTGGAAAGAGGATTAACATATGCAAAAGTGAGAAGGGTGTGGCAGCCAGAAGGAACAGTCAGTGTAAAGGTCCTGGGGCATCCAGATAGCCAGGGCAGGATAATGGGAGAAGAGGGTGGTGCTGGGCAGAATAGAGGTAGAGAAGAGGGGATAGACCAAAGGTGGTCCTTCAATGATAGATCTGGTTTTTGACCCAAGGGCAATGGGTAGCCAGGGGAGGTTTAAGAACAGAAACTTAGAGCTGCTCTAGAATCTAGAATCCATCCTTCATTCCACAAGAAAAGTGGGAAACTGGGACCATgatgggccttcccaggtgatgctagtggtaaagaacccccctgccaacgcaggtagacataagagacccaggtttgatccctgtgtggggaagatctcttggaaagggaaatggcaacccactccagtattcttgcctagagaatcccatggacaaaggagcttggtggactacagtccatgggatcgaaaataatcagacacaactgaagcaacttagcacgcatgttcACAAGACCATGACATGGGACAGCAAGGGATGCAACCCACCCAGGTCCAGCCTGGTGGACACTACACAGGACAAATGATCACACTGCTGTAACAAGTGAAGagcaagaggaggaaaaaaaaaagaggaactatTACAAGACCCAAGAAAGCACACACTGTATGACCTCGTGCAGATAAAcatggaaggaagggaaagaatcaAGGTGATGGGAAATGGGATCCCTGGGGACAGTGCTTGGGCAAGGTCTCTAGGTGTAGGGGCGATATTTGGTCTCCAACTCTAGCCCACGATGACCAGCCACTCAACAAATGTGCCAACCTGGGTCTTGACCTGATTCTTGAGCCCCGCTCATTCTGTCCTCGcccttttattttctccccttgACTCATtcctctcctcacctcccccccttttttttttggcagaggtGGGGGAGGACAGCACAGTGGGGCATTTgggatccccaaccagggatcaaacctacatccccTGCCATGGAaccacagagccttaaccactggaccaccagggaagtccctgtcatcACCTTCCTAACACCCTCCCAGATCCTTGGCCTGCCCAGGAGCCACTGCTGTCCCCCAGAGTCCCAGCCCCCTTCTCACTGCTCTCCCAGGCCCACGCAGCTGAGCAGCCTCCCCAGAACAGTTTCTCCCCTCTCCAAGTATCCTGGGGTCTCCTCATCCTAACCTGGCCCTCATTACCAcccctgtgtgcttagtcacttcagtcatgtccaactatctatgaccccttggactgtacagtctgtaGGAGAGACTGCcagtctctctgtccatggggttcccctggcaagaatactgggttaggttgccatgccctcctccaggggatcttctccatccagggatcaaatctgcgcctgctgcattgcaggtggatcctttaccccTGAGGCACTGGGAAAGCCCCTCCAATACAACCCCAAAGGgatgtttttcccttttctgaatttttagGCCATTGTCATGATGCTGAAGGTATGAAAGGGGTGAACAGAGAAATGTTTACCTTCCCCCCATCCCAGGCTCATTGTACTTTCTTTTGGAGATGTTTAATACACTTTGGTGCCcatgcacatttttaaaattaatttttttactatgctggatcttcattgctgcactcaggctctctctagttgcagacagCTGAGGTTACTCATTGagctggcttcttttgttgcaaagcacaggctctagattgggcttcagtagttgtagcacgtgggcttagttgccccctggtatatggaatcttcccagatggaccagggattgaacctgtgtcccctgaattggcaggcagattcctaaccacgaGACCACCAGGAATGTCCCTTGTGCATACTT
Proteins encoded in this window:
- the R3HDM4 gene encoding R3H domain-containing protein 4 isoform X3; amino-acid sequence: MQWGPLPGCLPALASSQVKRLSASRRKQHFINQAVRNSDLVPKAKGRKSLQRLENTQYLLTLLETEGGTPGPEDGDLAPPAAPGIFAEACSNETYVEIWNDFMNRSGEEQERVLRYLEDEGKSKARRRGPTRGEDRRREDPAYTPRECFQRISRRLRAVLKRSRIPMETLETWEERLLRFFSVSPQAVYTAMLDNSFERLLLHAICQYMDLISASADLEGKRQMKVSNRHLDFLPPGLLLSAYLEQRS
- the R3HDM4 gene encoding R3H domain-containing protein 4 isoform X1: MVVLENPEAGPEETAAAARVVPGGRRTLPLPGCLPALASSQVKRLSASRRKQHFINQAVRNSDLVPKAKGRKSLQRLENTQYLLTLLETEGGTPGPEDGDLAPPAAPGIFAEACSNETYVEIWNDFMNRSGEEQERVLRYLEDEGKSKARRRGPTRGEDRRREDPAYTPRECFQRISRRLRAVLKRSRIPMETLETWEERLLRFFSVSPQAVYTAMLDNSFERLLLHAICQYMDLISASADLEGKRQMKVSNRHLDFLPPGLLLSAYLEQRS
- the R3HDM4 gene encoding R3H domain-containing protein 4 isoform X2 → MVVLENPEAGPEETAAAARVVPGGRRTLPLPGCLPALASSQVKRLSASRRKQHFINQAVRNSDLVPKAKGRKSLQRLENTQYLLTLLETEGGTPGPEDGDLAPPAAPGIFAEACSNETYVEIWNDFMNRSGEEQERVLRYLEDEGKSKARRRGPTRGEDRRREDPAYTPRECFQRISRRLRAVLKRSRIPMAVYTAMLDNSFERLLLHAICQYMDLISASADLEGKRQMKVSNRHLDFLPPGLLLSAYLEQRS